In Yersinia enterocolitica subsp. enterocolitica, one DNA window encodes the following:
- the fucP gene encoding L-fucose:H+ symporter permease, with protein sequence MRLNTVQLPDGYLNKTPLFQFILLSCLFPLWGCAASLNDILITQFKSVFALSDFASALVQSAFYGGYFLIAIPASLVIKKSSYKVAILIGLTLYIVGCTLFYPASHMATYTMFLAAIFAIAIGLSFLETAANTYSSMIGHKDYATLRLNISQTFYPIGALMGIVLGKYLVFQEGDSLQNQMASMTPEQIHEFRLSMLEHTLEPYKYLIFVLLLVMLLFVITRYPHCKPQGDNNKKVAQPSLKETLKYLAGNSRFKKGIMAQFLYVGMQVAVWSFTIRLALNLGAANERDASNFMIYSFICFFIGKFVANFLMTRFKAEKVLIAYSILGALTLLYVVCVPNFTAVYAAVFVSVLFGPCWATIYAGTLDTVDNKYTEVAGAIIVMSIVGAAVVPALQGFVSDHLGSMQHAFVVSLLCFVYVGFYFWGELRNKQRVNAATLANNES encoded by the coding sequence ATGCGCCTTAATACCGTTCAACTGCCCGATGGCTATTTAAATAAAACACCATTATTCCAGTTTATTTTGCTTTCCTGTTTATTCCCTCTTTGGGGATGCGCAGCCAGTCTGAATGATATTTTAATTACCCAATTTAAAAGCGTTTTTGCACTTAGCGATTTTGCCAGTGCACTGGTACAAAGTGCTTTTTATGGTGGTTATTTTCTGATTGCAATTCCTGCATCATTAGTGATTAAAAAAAGCAGTTATAAAGTCGCTATATTGATTGGGCTAACACTTTATATTGTGGGCTGTACTCTGTTTTATCCGGCCTCACATATGGCAACCTATACGATGTTTCTGGCGGCTATCTTCGCCATTGCTATTGGGTTAAGTTTCCTTGAAACAGCTGCGAATACCTACAGTTCAATGATTGGTCATAAAGATTATGCGACGTTGCGGCTTAATATCAGCCAGACGTTTTATCCCATTGGCGCATTGATGGGGATCGTGTTAGGGAAATATCTGGTATTCCAGGAAGGCGACAGTTTACAGAATCAAATGGCATCAATGACGCCAGAACAGATTCATGAATTCCGCCTCAGCATGTTAGAACACACATTAGAGCCTTATAAATATCTGATTTTTGTCCTGTTATTGGTCATGCTACTTTTTGTCATTACCCGTTATCCTCATTGCAAACCGCAAGGTGACAATAATAAAAAAGTGGCTCAACCTTCATTAAAAGAAACACTGAAATATCTGGCAGGAAACAGTCGCTTCAAAAAAGGCATTATGGCGCAGTTCCTCTATGTGGGAATGCAGGTTGCGGTATGGTCCTTTACTATTCGCTTAGCGTTGAATCTGGGCGCTGCTAATGAGCGAGATGCATCAAACTTCATGATTTACAGCTTTATCTGCTTCTTTATTGGTAAGTTTGTTGCCAACTTCCTGATGACTCGTTTTAAAGCGGAGAAAGTATTAATCGCCTATTCCATCTTAGGGGCGTTGACCCTGTTATATGTGGTCTGTGTGCCTAACTTTACTGCAGTTTATGCGGCGGTATTTGTCAGTGTCCTGTTCGGGCCTTGCTGGGCGACTATTTATGCTGGCACTCTGGATACCGTGGATAATAAATATACCGAAGTTGCTGGGGCCATTATTGTCATGTCAATTGTGGGTGCCGCTGTCGTACCGGCATTGCAAGGCTTTGTCTCTGACCATTTGGGGTCAATGCAGCATGCTTTCGTTGTCTCATTATTGTGCTTTGTTTATGTAGGTTTCTATTTTTGGGGTGAACTGCGTAATAAGCAGCGGGTCAATGCGGCAACATTGGCAAATAATGAATCCTAA
- a CDS encoding ilvB operon leader peptide IvbL, whose translation MRYPVNYSTAAHFALLNAAHVDAVVVVRVVVVVVGSAP comes from the coding sequence ATGAGATACCCCGTGAACTATTCCACTGCTGCTCATTTCGCTCTACTAAACGCCGCGCATGTTGACGCGGTAGTCGTCGTGCGCGTGGTGGTGGTAGTGGTCGGCAGCGCGCCGTAA
- a CDS encoding HalD/BesD family halogenase — protein MQKLAEIIDMTAHPINDPAFIAQAKSTLETYGALVLSNFLLPPALNSIKQEGIEHKHSAYYAANQHNVYLTKTDPEFAADHPRNRLVTSSKGCITDEEIPVGSALRTLYGAIDFQGFLCAVLGEERLYPYADSLSSINLHYASQDQELGWHFDNSSFAITLLIQKPQAGGVFEYIEEMRDADKGEMNYSGVEALLNHQIAPKTLHIEPGDLVLFRGRNAIHRVTPTQGYITRMLVVLAYNAQPDISLSESARMTFYGRL, from the coding sequence ATGCAGAAACTCGCTGAGATAATTGATATGACTGCCCATCCGATCAACGACCCGGCATTCATTGCACAAGCCAAAAGTACCTTAGAAACCTACGGTGCCTTGGTTTTATCTAATTTTCTATTACCACCGGCCCTGAATAGTATTAAGCAAGAAGGTATTGAGCATAAGCATTCGGCTTACTACGCGGCTAACCAACACAATGTTTATCTGACCAAAACTGATCCGGAGTTTGCCGCTGATCACCCACGGAATCGGTTGGTTACCTCATCAAAAGGCTGTATTACCGATGAGGAGATTCCCGTAGGTTCTGCACTACGAACACTCTATGGCGCTATTGATTTTCAGGGTTTTCTCTGTGCCGTCTTAGGCGAAGAACGGCTCTATCCCTATGCCGATTCTCTTTCTTCGATTAATTTACACTACGCCAGCCAAGATCAGGAATTAGGCTGGCACTTTGATAATTCATCATTTGCCATCACCTTATTAATACAAAAACCGCAGGCGGGTGGCGTGTTTGAATATATTGAAGAGATGAGGGATGCCGATAAAGGTGAGATGAATTACTCCGGAGTCGAAGCACTATTAAACCACCAAATCGCGCCCAAAACATTGCACATTGAACCGGGGGATTTAGTCCTATTCCGCGGCAGAAATGCCATTCATCGCGTGACGCCGACGCAGGGTTATATCACCCGAATGCTGGTGGTTTTAGCTTATAATGCACAGCCCGATATTTCGTTATCTGAAAGCGCCAGAATGACGTTTTATGGCCGACTTTAG
- the ilvN gene encoding acetolactate synthase small subunit encodes MNSQLVSSARVTLLLTVRNHPGVMSHICGLFARRAFNVDGILCMPLAGGEESRIWLQVLDDQRLQQMISQLEKLEDVLQVCRFDSEMPIFDQVEDLVAHQR; translated from the coding sequence ATGAATAGTCAACTCGTATCTTCTGCACGCGTCACGCTATTGTTAACAGTGCGCAACCACCCTGGGGTCATGTCCCATATCTGTGGTTTATTTGCCCGCCGCGCCTTTAACGTTGACGGGATATTGTGTATGCCGCTGGCTGGCGGAGAAGAGAGCCGTATTTGGTTGCAGGTATTAGATGATCAGCGTTTGCAGCAAATGATAAGCCAACTGGAAAAACTCGAAGACGTGCTTCAGGTTTGCCGTTTTGACTCAGAAATGCCTATTTTTGATCAAGTTGAAGACTTAGTCGCTCATCAGCGGTAA
- a CDS encoding TerB N-terminal domain-containing protein: protein MAKRKSTGTVWVVLLIVALGLMTGIPREAWIALSAAILCLFFVWQNLRGTKRPAIPSINTDMQKTAAVPDLGDYQIAPAQLESEQTIAPDEVNKKPAADEAKKTKEKQPDVSRGSLARASWLRPGELAVVAGINLPDGMIYIGNKYKSNRTGAEPAFINPSMDVATVEIDISLPLIDSAPDYSTCSPEARRGYLQWLAEGRKSPTADIGYVFLFFYGLEHRVLIDAAIDPIAKKELPIIEAEINRLLNIYRKNNAFNHYAQNLLVYISRVNIDEKLYLSAPPATREASTELPLALLVGLGQLALDQKPLPAQWALAWGEADPAINQNISMAHCADVFATLFCQRYQEQYGDGFLLPVNKTKLQIFYRPASAGLMGQQFFQQIADLPNVAVCKAHRDKLRAIFEACQQELDIYNRFASVNPKKKMSLEGQLLMPEALWSVALKTELANIKARVGYGLLMVTLGELFLQLSTACGVKPLERLSRSHVMALTYALASLQVGIEPDVRADNRTPILQDAVALFPIESLVAESATFDTYRVTMLTVELACAAVMFDGSIGEPESLILTRHIDAWGFLSPGQRMRLKAYLQPGIRKSNTLLALKNNLEPLSLENRRIIARFLAHLLQVEGTITPPEVKFLERVYKRFGLDSKLVYADLDSRATPMTLSLPSAAIDIVTDVERVNLLKKESQELVTLLEDLFVTQTAAVQTTEVINPRSMAAITANLADSLVTFLKLLISRDSWQREKLVDIAADMEVKLEDALVEINRKVLAAFDTPLITGDATITIDRDISAALLL from the coding sequence GTGGCTAAGAGAAAATCTACTGGTACCGTCTGGGTTGTCCTACTGATCGTTGCCTTAGGGCTGATGACCGGGATCCCAAGAGAGGCGTGGATTGCACTGAGTGCGGCTATCTTATGCCTGTTTTTTGTCTGGCAGAATCTCAGAGGAACCAAGCGGCCCGCAATCCCGTCGATTAATACTGACATGCAAAAAACCGCGGCGGTTCCGGATCTGGGCGATTATCAAATAGCTCCTGCGCAATTGGAATCAGAACAAACCATTGCTCCGGATGAAGTCAATAAGAAACCCGCGGCTGATGAAGCAAAAAAAACCAAGGAAAAACAGCCTGATGTATCGCGGGGTTCTTTAGCTCGTGCATCATGGCTACGCCCTGGGGAGTTGGCGGTGGTTGCCGGAATAAACTTACCCGATGGTATGATTTATATTGGTAATAAATACAAAAGTAACCGCACCGGTGCAGAGCCAGCATTTATTAACCCATCAATGGATGTCGCGACAGTAGAAATAGATATCTCGTTACCGCTTATTGATAGTGCACCGGATTACTCGACTTGTTCGCCTGAAGCGAGAAGAGGGTATTTACAGTGGTTAGCTGAAGGGCGCAAATCTCCCACCGCAGATATTGGCTATGTTTTCTTATTTTTCTATGGCTTAGAGCATCGCGTACTCATTGATGCAGCTATCGACCCAATAGCAAAGAAAGAACTTCCTATTATTGAGGCTGAAATTAATCGCCTGCTAAATATTTATAGGAAAAATAACGCATTTAATCATTATGCACAGAATTTATTAGTTTATATCTCCCGAGTGAATATAGATGAGAAACTCTATCTCTCTGCGCCGCCGGCAACTCGCGAAGCTTCAACTGAACTGCCGCTAGCTTTATTGGTTGGGTTGGGGCAATTAGCCCTTGATCAGAAGCCACTACCGGCACAATGGGCACTCGCATGGGGAGAGGCTGACCCGGCAATTAACCAAAATATCTCCATGGCACATTGTGCGGATGTTTTTGCCACTCTGTTCTGTCAGCGTTATCAGGAGCAGTATGGCGACGGATTTTTATTACCAGTTAATAAAACCAAGTTGCAAATATTCTATCGCCCAGCGTCAGCGGGTTTGATGGGGCAACAGTTCTTCCAACAAATTGCCGATCTGCCCAATGTTGCTGTGTGTAAAGCGCATCGCGATAAGCTGCGAGCTATATTTGAAGCATGCCAACAAGAGCTTGATATTTATAACCGCTTTGCCAGTGTTAATCCGAAGAAAAAAATGTCACTGGAAGGGCAGTTATTAATGCCGGAGGCATTGTGGTCTGTGGCATTAAAAACTGAATTAGCGAATATCAAAGCCCGGGTCGGTTACGGGTTATTGATGGTCACATTGGGTGAACTGTTTCTTCAACTCAGTACGGCCTGTGGCGTCAAGCCATTAGAGCGCTTATCGCGCAGCCATGTTATGGCATTAACTTATGCATTAGCTTCTTTGCAAGTGGGTATTGAGCCTGATGTCCGGGCAGATAATCGCACCCCTATATTACAAGATGCTGTTGCATTGTTTCCTATTGAATCGCTGGTTGCGGAGTCGGCAACCTTTGATACCTACCGTGTCACGATGCTGACTGTCGAACTTGCCTGTGCTGCGGTGATGTTTGATGGAAGTATCGGTGAACCTGAATCGCTAATATTGACCCGACACATTGATGCCTGGGGCTTCCTGAGCCCCGGTCAACGGATGCGCCTAAAGGCCTATTTGCAACCAGGTATTCGGAAAAGTAATACACTGCTGGCGCTGAAAAATAACTTAGAGCCGCTTTCACTGGAAAATCGCCGAATTATAGCGCGGTTCCTGGCTCACTTGCTTCAGGTCGAAGGCACTATTACACCACCAGAAGTGAAGTTCCTTGAACGGGTATATAAACGTTTTGGTCTGGACAGTAAATTGGTTTATGCCGATCTTGATAGCCGTGCAACGCCAATGACATTAAGTCTACCGTCGGCGGCTATTGATATAGTGACTGATGTTGAACGCGTTAATCTGTTGAAAAAAGAAAGCCAGGAGTTGGTAACATTACTTGAGGATCTGTTTGTTACGCAAACGGCTGCGGTGCAAACCACGGAAGTAATTAATCCGCGTTCGATGGCCGCAATTACAGCTAATTTGGCTGATAGCCTGGTGACATTCTTAAAATTATTGATTTCACGTGATTCTTGGCAACGCGAAAAATTGGTGGATATCGCCGCTGATATGGAAGTTAAACTTGAAGACGCGCTGGTTGAAATTAACCGTAAGGTATTAGCTGCGTTTGATACCCCGTTAATTACCGGTGATGCCACTATCACGATAGATCGCGATATATCCGCTGCGCTGTTGTTATGA
- the ilvB gene encoding acetolactate synthase large subunit, with the protein MRYTGAQLIVSLLEQQGITTVAGIPGGAALPLYDALGQSRIIRHVLARHEQGAGFMAQGMARATGQTAVCLASSGPGATNLVTAIADAKLDSIPLVCITGQVSSSMIGTDAFQEVDTYGISIPITKHNYLVRDISELTRVIPAAFRIAQSGRPGPVWIDIPKDVQTAEIELDNLPEPGIADKSCPIDPIALATVAQMINNAARPVLYLGGGIVSSEAHEQAIQLAEQAGLPTTMTLMALGTMPVDHPLSLGMLGMHAARSTNFIMQQADLLIVLGARFDDRAIGKAEQFCPDASIIHIDIDPAELGKIRRPHLAMNADIKQVLTDLLPLIETQARGEWRSKVSDMQREFPFNQPNSENPLCHYGLIRAAAAALDDETIITTDVGQHQMWVAQAYPLHRPRQWLTSGGLGTMGFGLPAAIGAALAKPQARVVCFSGDGSLMMNIQEMATAAEEQLNVKIILMNNQSLGLVHQQQDLFFGKRIFAADYPYRTNFIHIAEGFGFSTCDLNTASDPYRALHEALNRPGPVLIHALIDVDEKVYPMVPPGAANIDMIGGE; encoded by the coding sequence ATGCGTTATACAGGCGCCCAATTAATAGTTAGTTTGCTGGAACAGCAAGGCATTACCACTGTTGCGGGCATTCCAGGTGGAGCCGCGCTTCCGCTGTATGATGCTCTGGGGCAAAGTCGCATTATCCGCCATGTTTTGGCGCGGCATGAGCAAGGCGCAGGCTTTATGGCTCAAGGCATGGCCCGAGCCACAGGACAAACTGCGGTCTGTTTGGCATCCAGTGGCCCTGGCGCTACCAATTTGGTCACCGCAATCGCCGATGCCAAGCTCGATTCGATTCCACTGGTTTGCATCACCGGACAAGTCTCATCCTCAATGATTGGTACGGACGCATTCCAGGAAGTCGATACCTACGGCATATCGATCCCTATAACCAAACACAATTATCTGGTACGCGATATCAGCGAATTGACACGAGTCATCCCGGCGGCATTTCGCATTGCACAATCTGGCCGCCCCGGCCCGGTATGGATTGATATTCCCAAAGATGTACAAACGGCGGAAATCGAGCTTGATAACCTGCCTGAGCCAGGGATCGCCGATAAATCTTGCCCGATTGACCCCATTGCCCTTGCGACAGTTGCGCAAATGATTAACAACGCTGCGCGGCCAGTACTCTATCTCGGCGGCGGAATAGTCAGTTCTGAGGCTCATGAACAAGCTATACAACTGGCCGAGCAAGCCGGTTTGCCAACCACCATGACATTAATGGCATTAGGTACCATGCCGGTTGACCATCCATTATCATTAGGCATGTTAGGTATGCATGCTGCGCGATCCACCAATTTCATCATGCAACAAGCGGATTTATTGATTGTGCTCGGTGCGCGATTTGATGATCGGGCCATCGGAAAAGCCGAACAGTTCTGCCCTGATGCCAGTATCATTCATATTGATATCGACCCGGCTGAACTGGGTAAAATTCGCCGGCCACATTTGGCGATGAATGCGGATATCAAGCAGGTGTTAACCGACTTACTGCCCTTGATCGAAACACAAGCGCGCGGTGAATGGCGTAGCAAGGTTAGCGATATGCAGCGCGAATTCCCCTTCAATCAGCCCAACAGCGAAAATCCATTGTGCCACTATGGTTTGATTCGTGCCGCCGCCGCCGCATTGGATGATGAAACCATCATTACCACCGATGTCGGCCAGCATCAGATGTGGGTGGCTCAGGCCTATCCTTTGCATCGCCCCCGCCAGTGGTTAACCTCCGGTGGGCTAGGCACGATGGGGTTTGGTTTGCCCGCGGCAATTGGCGCCGCGCTGGCCAAACCGCAAGCAAGAGTGGTGTGTTTTTCCGGTGATGGCAGCCTGATGATGAATATTCAAGAGATGGCGACGGCTGCGGAAGAGCAACTTAACGTTAAGATTATTTTGATGAATAACCAGTCACTCGGGTTAGTCCATCAGCAACAAGACCTGTTCTTCGGTAAGCGAATTTTTGCCGCAGACTACCCTTATCGCACTAATTTTATTCATATTGCAGAAGGATTTGGTTTCTCAACTTGTGACCTCAATACCGCCAGTGATCCTTATCGCGCATTGCATGAGGCATTAAATCGCCCTGGCCCAGTACTTATTCATGCTCTGATTGATGTAGATGAAAAAGTATATCCAATGGTGCCGCCGGGTGCGGCAAATATCGATATGATTGGAGGTGAATAA
- a CDS encoding aldose 1-epimerase family protein — MTAKIMLFREQFSRHEQEIYHSDNFTVSSFKYASGIEALKITNSRGYVTLLPYYGQMIWDAEFDGHNLKMDNMFSQPKRGENIVDTYGCFAFHSGLLRNGCPSPEDDHVLHGEMPCADMDQAWLLIDGDRLALTGSVEYVKGFGDHYCAQPLVRLTADSAQFDIEMNVTNLASIAMPLQYMCHMNYAYIPGATFRQNLPGSALKLRETVPAHVHPTPQWLQYTQQLRERPAGLTDLNEPEFYDPEIVFFADDLSQYIDNAEFFMLAPQGHRFVTRFSTKQFNYATRWILHNGDQKVAAFILPATCRPEGYLAAKEKGTLQMLSPGETRHFSVTTGGV, encoded by the coding sequence ATGACCGCCAAAATAATGCTATTTCGTGAACAATTCAGCCGTCATGAGCAGGAAATTTATCACAGCGATAATTTTACTGTGAGCAGTTTTAAATATGCATCAGGTATTGAAGCGTTAAAAATTACCAACTCACGAGGTTATGTAACTCTGTTACCTTATTACGGCCAGATGATTTGGGATGCAGAATTTGATGGTCACAATCTGAAAATGGATAACATGTTTTCTCAGCCTAAACGGGGGGAGAATATTGTCGATACTTACGGTTGTTTCGCTTTCCATTCAGGTCTGCTGCGCAATGGTTGCCCATCACCTGAGGACGATCATGTATTACATGGCGAAATGCCATGCGCCGACATGGATCAAGCCTGGTTACTTATTGATGGTGATCGACTGGCACTGACGGGTAGTGTGGAATATGTAAAAGGTTTTGGTGACCACTATTGTGCTCAACCATTAGTTCGGTTGACAGCGGATAGTGCACAATTCGATATTGAAATGAATGTCACAAACTTAGCCAGTATCGCTATGCCTCTCCAGTATATGTGTCATATGAATTACGCTTATATTCCAGGGGCCACTTTCCGACAAAATTTACCTGGCTCAGCCCTAAAACTACGTGAGACTGTGCCCGCACATGTTCATCCAACACCGCAATGGCTGCAATACACACAGCAATTACGGGAACGCCCCGCGGGACTCACTGATTTAAATGAGCCTGAGTTTTATGATCCGGAAATTGTTTTCTTTGCCGATGATCTTTCACAATATATTGATAATGCCGAGTTCTTTATGCTGGCTCCGCAAGGACATCGATTTGTAACACGTTTTTCAACTAAGCAGTTTAATTATGCTACTCGCTGGATATTGCATAATGGCGATCAGAAAGTGGCTGCTTTTATTTTACCGGCGACCTGTCGCCCTGAAGGTTATTTAGCCGCAAAAGAAAAGGGCACTTTGCAGATGTTATCACCGGGCGAAACCCGCCATTTTAGTGTAACCACTGGGGGGGTTTAA
- the rbsK gene encoding ribokinase, with the protein MDIAVIGSNMVDLITYIDDMPQVGETLEAPDFEIGCGGKGANQAVAAARLGANVMMVTRVGDDLFAENTIRNLQQAGVDTQHVKAVAGTSSGVAPIFVDKSSQNRILIIKGANNHLLPADVDAAADVLKTCQLIILQLEIPLETVYAAIDFARQNNIKVILNPAPASKALDIGYACQCEFFMPNETELAILTGMPVDSLDNIYRAGRSLLDKGLHNLIITLGHRGSLWMHGEEIHHVPPVSVHAIDTSGAGDAFIGCFAHEYVLHGDVLKAMEMASAFAAYSVTGKGTQRSYPDASQFIDFLKTLHQGK; encoded by the coding sequence ATGGATATTGCAGTCATTGGCTCGAACATGGTTGATCTGATTACCTACATTGATGACATGCCACAAGTCGGGGAAACATTAGAAGCACCAGATTTTGAAATCGGGTGCGGGGGGAAGGGGGCAAATCAAGCGGTCGCAGCGGCCAGATTAGGCGCCAATGTCATGATGGTTACCCGGGTAGGTGATGATCTTTTTGCTGAAAATACCATTAGAAATTTGCAACAAGCGGGGGTGGATACCCAACATGTTAAAGCGGTAGCCGGAACTTCCAGTGGAGTGGCCCCGATTTTTGTCGATAAATCGTCACAAAATCGCATTTTGATTATTAAAGGTGCCAACAACCATCTATTACCAGCAGATGTTGACGCCGCCGCAGATGTCTTAAAAACCTGCCAACTGATTATCTTACAACTCGAGATCCCGCTGGAAACTGTTTACGCAGCCATTGATTTTGCGAGACAGAATAATATTAAAGTTATTCTTAATCCGGCTCCAGCCTCCAAAGCATTGGATATCGGCTACGCCTGCCAATGCGAATTCTTTATGCCAAATGAAACAGAACTGGCCATTCTGACCGGAATGCCAGTAGACAGTCTGGATAATATCTATCGGGCAGGGCGTAGTTTGTTGGATAAAGGCCTACATAATCTGATTATTACTTTGGGGCATCGTGGCTCGTTATGGATGCATGGCGAAGAAATTCATCATGTCCCACCGGTCAGTGTTCATGCCATAGACACCAGCGGTGCGGGAGATGCTTTCATTGGGTGTTTTGCTCATGAATATGTCTTGCATGGCGATGTATTAAAAGCCATGGAAATGGCATCTGCTTTTGCTGCATACAGTGTCACCGGCAAAGGAACGCAACGTTCTTACCCTGACGCGTCGCAATTTATTGATTTTTTAAAGACCCTACACCAAGGAAAATAA
- the yjjG gene encoding pyrimidine 5'-nucleotidase — protein sequence MKYQWILFDADETLFHFDAYQGLKLMFSRFNVDFSVQDFDHYQLVNKPLWVDYQDGKISAAELQSTRFEMWAEKLGVTATRLNSEFLIAMADICSLLPGARELVDALSGKVNMGIITNGFTELQTIRLERTGLKNIFSPLIISEQVGVAKPDVAIFEHAFNLMNNPAKENILMVGDNLHSDIQGGINAGIDTCWLNTSGAVVDDNIAPRYQVSSLAELQKLLLA from the coding sequence ATGAAATACCAATGGATACTGTTCGATGCGGATGAAACTCTATTCCACTTTGATGCTTATCAAGGGCTAAAGCTGATGTTCTCGCGCTTTAATGTGGATTTCTCCGTACAAGATTTCGACCATTATCAGTTGGTTAACAAGCCACTCTGGGTTGATTATCAGGACGGTAAAATATCGGCAGCCGAATTACAAAGCACACGTTTTGAAATGTGGGCTGAAAAGCTGGGTGTGACGGCAACTCGCCTGAACAGTGAGTTTTTAATTGCTATGGCCGATATCTGTTCACTATTACCTGGCGCGCGTGAGTTAGTCGATGCATTAAGCGGTAAAGTGAATATGGGCATCATTACTAATGGTTTCACCGAATTGCAGACCATCCGATTAGAGAGAACTGGGTTAAAAAATATTTTTTCTCCGCTGATTATCTCGGAGCAAGTCGGTGTGGCTAAACCCGATGTTGCTATATTTGAGCATGCATTCAATTTAATGAATAACCCGGCGAAAGAAAATATTTTGATGGTGGGAGATAACCTCCATTCGGATATTCAGGGTGGTATCAATGCAGGTATTGATACTTGCTGGCTTAATACCAGTGGCGCAGTGGTGGATGATAATATTGCACCACGTTATCAAGTCAGTTCACTGGCCGAATTACAAAAATTATTGTTGGCATAA
- the phoA gene encoding alkaline phosphatase codes for MQNRVSTLSGIALSTLILSSSLFAPNAIAAATGLYDRSAHGDVTQFGGARRLTEDQTQALRDSLSNKTVKNVILLIGDGMGDSEITSARNYAMGAGGFFKGIDALPLTGQYTHYSLDKKTQKPDYVTDSAASATAWSSGVKTYNGALGVDVFGKDHVTLLELAKKAGKATGNVSTAELQDATPAAQFAHVTGRKCYGPEETSEKCSTNALENGGRGSITEQMIEGRADVTLGGGSKSFSQLAKAGEWKDKSLRDQALARGYVIVENLDDLNAIKQADQQKPLLGLFSSGNMPVRWQGPKASYHGNIDKPPVVCENNAERTQGTPTLAVMTEKAIDLLKTNKNGFFLQVEGASIDKQDHAANPCGQFGETVDLDEAVQKALEFARADGNTLVIVTADHAHSSQIIEADAKAPGLTQALTTKDGAIMAISYGNSEDDSQGHTGTQLRIAAYGPHAANVVGLTDQTDLFFTMRDAMAIK; via the coding sequence ATGCAGAACCGCGTATCCACTTTGTCCGGCATAGCGTTATCCACCCTGATACTGAGCAGCTCTCTGTTCGCCCCTAATGCTATTGCCGCCGCCACCGGTTTATACGATCGCAGCGCCCACGGTGATGTCACTCAATTTGGTGGTGCTCGCCGTTTAACTGAAGACCAAACTCAGGCTCTTCGTGATTCGCTGTCCAACAAAACGGTAAAAAATGTCATTTTACTGATTGGTGATGGGATGGGTGACTCAGAGATAACCTCGGCACGTAACTATGCTATGGGCGCGGGTGGTTTCTTCAAAGGGATTGATGCATTGCCGCTGACCGGACAATACACGCACTATTCATTAGATAAGAAAACACAGAAACCAGATTATGTGACTGACTCGGCCGCATCGGCTACTGCATGGTCTTCAGGTGTAAAAACCTATAATGGCGCTCTGGGTGTCGATGTGTTCGGGAAAGATCACGTCACCCTGTTGGAATTGGCTAAAAAAGCAGGTAAAGCGACTGGCAACGTTTCAACAGCTGAACTGCAAGATGCAACGCCTGCGGCACAATTTGCTCATGTTACTGGCCGCAAATGTTATGGCCCGGAAGAAACCAGTGAGAAGTGCAGTACTAATGCGCTGGAGAATGGAGGCCGTGGTTCCATCACTGAGCAAATGATTGAAGGACGTGCCGATGTCACCTTGGGCGGCGGCTCAAAGTCATTCAGCCAGTTGGCTAAAGCGGGTGAATGGAAAGATAAATCTTTGCGTGATCAGGCACTGGCTCGCGGTTATGTAATTGTCGAAAACCTGGATGATTTGAATGCCATCAAACAAGCAGACCAACAAAAACCCCTGTTGGGGTTATTCAGTTCTGGCAACATGCCGGTACGTTGGCAGGGGCCAAAAGCCTCTTATCACGGCAATATAGATAAGCCGCCTGTAGTTTGTGAAAACAACGCTGAGCGAACTCAGGGTACGCCAACCTTGGCCGTCATGACCGAAAAGGCCATTGACCTGCTCAAAACCAACAAAAATGGCTTCTTCTTACAAGTCGAAGGGGCATCAATCGATAAACAAGACCACGCGGCTAATCCTTGCGGCCAGTTTGGTGAAACCGTCGATTTGGACGAAGCAGTGCAAAAAGCATTGGAATTTGCCCGCGCAGATGGCAACACACTGGTTATCGTGACCGCAGACCATGCTCATTCCAGTCAAATTATTGAGGCTGATGCCAAAGCTCCGGGCCTGACCCAAGCTCTAACCACCAAAGATGGCGCAATAATGGCTATCAGTTATGGCAACTCAGAAGATGATTCTCAAGGGCATACCGGTACACAATTGCGCATTGCCGCTTACGGCCCACATGCTGCGAATGTTGTTGGTCTGACAGACCAAACTGACCTGTTCTTTACCATGCGCGATGCCATGGCGATTAAATAA